A stretch of Brassica napus cultivar Da-Ae chromosome C6, Da-Ae, whole genome shotgun sequence DNA encodes these proteins:
- the LOC106393654 gene encoding filament-like plant protein 6, whose translation MCENEIKSLKYEVHVVSRELEIRNEEKNMCIRSADAANKQHLEGVKKIAKLEAECQRLRSLVRKKLPGPAALAQTKLEVESLGGGVTRLKRSPSKGSSPCKLACLLNQKPEDSPAVVEFRNRLSKVLESVSADADVGKIVEDVKCILQDVNVCVDHDKPSDVQGIHQDLKTAVSRIHEFVLLLRTGEDTVTEGNDLVELINGFTITFDHVLSGVKKLDDFVSDLANVFNEAMELKVTFRGLTSSEVETVSPDCIEKVVLPESKAIDKD comes from the coding sequence ATGTGCGAGAACGAGATAAAGTCTCTAAAGTACGAAGTCCATGTAGTTTCTAGAGAGCTTGAGATACGCAACGAAGAGAAGAACATGTGTATTAGATCTGCAGACGCTGCCAACAAGCAGCACTTGGAAGGGGTGAAGAAGATAGCCAAGTTGGAAGCGGAATGTCAGAGACTTAGAAGTCTTGTGAGGAAAAAGCTGCCGGGACCCGCTGCGCTTGCTCAGACGAAGCTTGAGGTTGAGAGCTTAGGAGGCGGAGTCACACGTCTGAAGAGATCTCCAAGCAAGGGTTCTAGTCCCTGCAAGTTAGCTTGTTTGCTAAATCAAAAGCCAGAGGATAGTCCAGCAGTGGTGGAATTCAGAAATAGATTATCAAAGGTTCTTGAATCCGTATCTGCTGATGCTGACGTGGGAAAGATTGTGGAAGATGTAAAATGCATTTTGCAAGATGTGAATGTTTGTGTGGACCACGACAAGCCTTCTGATGTGCAGGGCATTCACCAAGATTTGAAAACTGCTGTTTCTCGGATTcatgagtttgttttgttgctaAGGACAGGTGAGGACACTGTGACCGAAGGAAATGATTTGGTTGAACTGATCAATGGCTTCACCATCACGTTCGACCATGTTCTAAGTGGCGTGAAAAAATTGGATGATTTTGTTTCAGATCTTGCTAATGTCTTCAACGAGGCCATGGAGCTAAAGGTAACCTTCAGGGGTCTTACTTCCTCCGAGGTTGAAACTGTGAGTCCAGATTGCATAGAAAAGGTTGTGTTACCCGAGAGCAAGGCTATAGATAAAGATTGA